The DNA region GAAAGAGTGATAAAGGACAAAAAAATTCTAGTTAGATACAACTAGGCACTTACTAATAATGGCATACAGATAAGCAGTACACAACGGTACATCGATAATGTTGGGCCAAATACATAAGGTGAGACGAGATCTAGTTCAGCAGCACTTTTCTGAATAGAACTTATCACTATCTGCCTTATACCGGTGCAGGCCACTTTACAACACTGCTAAGCTCACATCCAGCTTacacttctcccctctcccattgcTTCTGTGGGTgctgatgctgctgtgatcacagctaACAAGTTCTGTCTACATCTGCTAAGCTCACATCCAGCTTACACTCCTCCCCTCTCCCATTGCTTCTGTGGGTgctgatgctgctgtgatcacagctaACAAGTTCTGCCTACATCTGCTAAGCTCACATCCAGCTTACATTCCTCCCCTCTCCCATTGCTTCTGTGGGTGCTGATGCTGCTGTGATCATAGCTAACAAGTTCTGTCTACATCTGCTAAGCTCACATCCAGCTTACATTCCTCCCCTCTCCCATTGCTTCTGTGGGTgctgatgctgctgtgatcacagccaACAAGTTCTGCCTACATCTGCTAAGCTCACATCCAGCTTACACTCCTCCCCTCTCCCATTGCTTCTGTGGGTgctgatgctgctgtgatcacagccaACAAGTTCTGTCTACATCTGCTAAGCTCACATCCAGCTTACACTCCTCCCCCCTCCCATTGCTTCTGTGGGTgctgatgctgctgtgatcacagctaACAAGTTCTGTCTACATCTGCTAAGCTCACATCCAGCTTACACTCCTCCCCTCTCCCATTGCTTCTGTGGGTgctgatgctgctgtgatcacagctaACAAGTTCTGCCTACATCTGTAGGCTCACATCCAGCTTACACTCCTCCCCTCTCCCATTGCTTCTGTGGGTGcagatgctgctgtgatcacagccaACAAGTTCTGCCTACATCTGCTAAGCTCACATCCAGCTTACACTCCTCCCCTCTCCCATTGCTTCTGTGGGTgctgatgctgctgtgatcacagctaACAAGTTCTGTCTACATCTGCTAAGCTCACATCCAGCTTACACTCCTCCCCTCTCCCATTGCTTCTGTGGGTgctgatgctgctgtgatcacagctaTCAAGTTCTGTCTACATCTGCTAAGCTCACATCCAGCTTACACTCCTTGCCTCTCCCATTGCTTCTGTGGGTgctgatgctgctgtgatcacagctaACAAGTTCTGTCTACATCTGCTAAGCTCACATCCAGCTTACATTCCTCCCCTCTCCCATTGCTTCTGTGGGTGcagatgctgctgtgatcacagctaTCAAGTTCTGCCTACATCTGCTAAGCTCACATCCAGCTTACATTCCTCCCCTCTCCCATTGCTTCTGTGGGTGcagatgctgctgtgatcacaggtaaCAAGTTCTGCCTACATCTGCTAAGCTCACATCCAGCTTACATTCCTCCCCTCTCCCATTTCTTCTGTGGGTGcagatgctgctgtgatcacaggtaaCAAGTTCTGCCTACATCTGCTAAGCTCACATCCAGCTTACACTCCTCCCCTCTCCCATTGCTTCTGTGGGTGcagatgctgctgtgatcacaggtaaCAAGTTCTGCCTACATCTGCTAAGCTCACATCCAGCTTACATTCCTCCCCTCTCCCATTTCTTCTGTGGGTGcagatgctgctgtgatcacaggtaaCAAGTTCTGCCTACATCTGCTAAGCTCACATCCAGCTTACACTCCTCCCCTCTCCCATTTCTTCTGTGGGTGcagatgctgctgtgatcacaggtaaCAAGTTCTGCCTACATCTGCTAAGCTCACATCCAGCTTACACTCCTCCCCTCTCCCATTGCTTCTGTGGGTGcagatgctgctgtgatcacaggtaaCAAGTTCTGCCTACATCTGCTAAGCTCACATCCAGCTTACATTCCTCCCCTCTCCCATTGCTTGTATCGGTGcagatgctgctgtgatcacagccaACAAGTTCTGCCTACATCTGCTAAGCTCACATCCAGCTTACACTCCTCCCCTCTCCCATTGCTTCTGTGGGTGcagatgctgctgtgatcacaggtaaCAAGTTCTGCCTACATCTGCTAAGCTCACATCCAGCTTACACTCCTCCCCTCTCCCATTGCTTCTGTGGGTGcagatgctgctgtgatcacaggtaaCAAGTTCTGCCTACATCTGCTAAGCTCACATCCAGCTTACACTCCTCCCCTCTCCCATTGCTTCTGTGGGTGcagatgctgctgtgatcacaggtaaCAAGTTCTGCCTACATCTGCTAAGCTCACATCCAGCTTACATTCCTCCCCTCTCCCATTGCTTGTATCGGTGcagatgctgctgtgatcacagttcTGTTTACATTGGGAAAACTTGTAATTGCAGTTTTCATCAGCAGTTATTGTTGCCTGATCTCTATCACTATGGTGGGATTAATTTAATGGTTTTCTTCTCTGTTACCTATTGAAATGAACAGAGTGATTAATCCAAAGTTTTGTCTTCAGAACCTCCTGATCGCTAGGGAGGGGTGGGGCGGTGCATTGACGATTGACAATTCATGTCGGCAGCACAGTCATACTGTTGGACCAAACTGTGTAGCATTGGAAGAGTACAGTGAAGCCTATACTGTCCAGGATCTGGGGGAACAACAGTGCGCTCCAGTGATCCTGGCCAGCCTCGGTGCATTGCTTACCAGCAGCAGTGATCAGTTCCCGCTGCAGTGAGCAgtaggcaaaatgaaaaaaaataaagattcgGGGACAATAAGGAAAAATTTTAATAAGTAAATTACAAGCTGCTTAATTTTACAAGTCttagaagatgggaataaccctgttAAAAGTTCTGAGACGGATAAAAATTTAGTTTTTCATACAGTTTACTTTTTCAGTGGTTTTAGATCAGATGTTTCTACAGTTACTGCActacaattatcagcatttcatacAATATTAAACCTTTATTGACCAATACATCAAATTTATGTAAAGACTCACTATTCACAGTGCTGACCCTTATTTTTCAGGACCTCTACCTTTTGCCCCGACAGCTGGATATCATCTTCTGGGCTAATTCTTGGCTAATGAcaacccattcttgtctaatcagtgcttggagcttatcacaatttctgtgattTTGCACCCGCTTTTTCAGGATTGACCGCAGATTCTCAGTGGGAGTGAGATCTGGcgagtttcctggccatggacaCAAAATGTTAATGTTTTATTCACCGAGGGGCTGGGCATGTGCAGCAACTTCCAAATTTCATAATTGAGCTGAGAAATGCCCAGCTCCGGCAATGACCGCGCCTGCATGAGATTTCGGCTAGAGAAGGCAGGTCACAAAAAAAGCAGTGTCCCGTCATAAACTGTAGACAGGTGGAAGACGACCAAGTGCAAAGTCCAGTAACAGCCACTTGCGCCTCTTCAGCATAAAACGTCCACGGCCGATTACAAAAGAATGATAAACAGATTTCAGAAAAAAGAAGTAATTTTGATCAGCTTTGAAGCGCTATTACAACCAGTCTTTAGTTAAAGGGAATAGTCAGATGGATTTTGCTATGCAAAATGAGAGCAGCATGGGCTAAAGCCTGAGACCCTGATGTCAGTGAAGTGTCCGTTATTATGCTGTGTGCTGCTGTtctaatacaatcagtgttttactaGCAGGAGAGGACTAGCTGCacttgtgcctcctggtccagctctggccccagcactgattagcagttcACAGTCTATATACACaggaagctgtggtgtgggcaggggcagctttctgagctctgctacatctaaaaactgcatcacaactgctgtgtccagcaggaatcagggtctcttttcctacattatgttgcttagatgaggtagcaaaaacatgctgacagcttctttttaacctctttaccaCCATGGGTTTTTCCATAGTTACATAGGTTCAAAAAAAGACCTCGGTCcaccaagttcaacctttctccaccagttatacattttgtcactaaattatctataacccccaacatgtgtactgaggaaatcatccagcccgtgTATAAAAGCAGTTAGAGCGTCTGccattaccactagtgatgagtgaatatacttgttactcgagatttctccagcatgctcgggtgtcctccgagtattttttagtgctcggagatttagtttttcttgccgcagctgaatgatttacatctattagccagcataagtacatgtggggattccctagcaaccaggcaacccccacatgtacttatgctggctaacagatgtaaatcattcagctgggcaagaaaaactaaatctccgagcactaaaaaatactcggaggacacccaagcgtgctcgggaaatctcgagtaacgagtatattcgctcatcactaattactacctcttgtggtcggcattgcacagtctgactgctctaactgtaaagaaccctttcctgtttagttgCCGGAATCGCCTCTCTTCCACCCATAataagtgccccctggtccttagtatggtccttaGAAGGAATAGGATAAGTCATgtaccagtcctttgtactgaccacacatatatttatacatgtaaatgagatcccctctgaggcgtcttttttttctaagctaaacaatccCAGATTTCCATCCTCTCATCATATGAGCGGCCTTCCATGCCTCCTAATGGTATAGTTGCAGCCTTTGCACTGACTAACTTCTGAATATTCTTTTTATAATGTGGAGCCTAAAACTGATCCCATATTTTAGATGTGGCCGCACCAGTGATTTATAAGAGGCAACAATAACGTTGGGATAGCGGGATTTttgctctctttttatacatcctaaaatctgccatttttagttttctgtttgttttttttttgctcccctttacccaaagccataacttttttatttttccatcaagatGGCCATTGAAGAATTATTTTtcccaggacgagttgtacttttgaacaacaccattggctttaccatatagtgtactggaaaacaggaaagaaaattcaaagtgcggagaatttgcaaaaaaagttaaattccacaattgttctttgtttgtttttttttccaccaggttcactaaatgctgaaactgagctgccattatgattctccaggtcattacgagctcatagacaccaaacatgtctaggttctttggatttttttcaccacttaaataaaaataaaaggttgtcaaaagaaaaaaaaaatgccgccatattccgagacctgtagcttctccattttttgggatctcgggCTGGGTGAATGCTTATTTTCTGAGTgtcaagctgaagtttttattgattccattttggtgcagatacgatcttttgattgcccattattgcattttaatgcaatgttgtggcgaccaaaaaaacgtaaatcaggCGTTTggtaaacagcgtaacaagaaaaaaaatcaatcggattaattctttttatatattgattgggcgattctgaacacggcgataccaaatatgtggggttttttttaattgttttatttagaatagggcaaaaggggggatttaaatatatatatatatatatatatatatatatatatatatatatatatatatatatatattgcactttgCAATTCATCTGATCACTCTTCATACAAATCTAGAATTAGCCCCTTAGCAACCGCTGATACGCCTTAAAACGGCGGCAGTTAGGGGTACTTATTCCTCATtgccgctttttaacggtgctgagaaataatTTTATAGTGCCCCCCCAGCGTCGGAAAAATCTCCGGGGATTCGGCTACCGAGGGTAGCTGTGACCATAGAGAACATGATTCGGCTTGGTCTTCATCATCCCCAGTGaacaacggcgaccgcaaaaaaaaataaaaataataaaaaagatcagattttccatttatttctctctcatctgatatgatctagcataccagaggtgagagaaatggggtcccctgagctctgtcctccagcagaaaatggcaggcgcatgcgccagCCGAAAGGTGCCGGCCAGCACCCGTAACAATAGGagaattttcctattggttcattttaatcattGTGATAGagcctatcacaatgatcaaaataaaaaaaattgtaaatcaaaccccatCCTCTTATaaaccccttagttaggtaaaaataataaaataaaaatgtttttccatttttccgttagggttggggttagagctagggatagggttgggctagggttagggtggtgCTGTTGAGGTTAGGGTGGTGATGCTGGGGTTAGGGttcgagttagaattgggggggtttccactgtttaggtacatcaggaggtctccaaatgcgacatggtgcctgccattgattccagccaattatgggttcaaaaagtcaaatggtgctccctcccttgtcagccctgccatgcgcccaaacagtggcttttcctcacataccgggtatcggtgtactcaggagaaatggcacaacaaaatttgtggtccattttttcctgatacccttgtgaaaataaaaaagtttggttccaaactaaatttgtgaaaaaagtaaaaatgttcattttttccttccacattgctttagttctcatgaagcacctgaagggttaataaacttcttgaatgtggttttgcgcaccttgaggggtgcactttttagaatggtgtcactttagggtattttctgttatgttgacccccccaaactcacttcaaatgttaggtggtccctaacaaaatggttttgtaaatttgtttggaaaaattagaaaatcgctggtcaaattttactttataacttcctaacaaaaaaaaaaaatatgtttccaaaattgtgctgctgtaaagtagacatgtgggaaatgttatttattaactatattgtgtgacaccactctccaaTTTAAGGGTACAAATATTAAAACTTTGAAaactgcaacattttcaaaatttatttttttttcataaataaacgcaagtcatatcaaagaaatgttaccactaacatgaagtacaatatgtcacgaaaaaacattctcagaatcaccgggatccgttgaagcgttccagagttataacctcataaagtgacagtggtcagaagtgtaaaaattggccgggtcattaagtacaaaattggctctgtcactaaagggttaaagatGTATTGTCACGTTTGGAAGGTATCCTGTGTATACATTGGATAGCGCATAATTTCCAGATTGATGGGTGTGAAAATGCTGACACTGctactaagtaaaaaaaaacgggGCACTGGAGAGGTGGCACGTCAAGCGCACTGCTGCTCTCTTCATTCTTACAGCGGTGCCGAAGACCAGTTGAACACAGCACTCCCATTAGAATGATTGTTGCTCCATTCAATCAGAGCTCTTTAAAGCCTCAGTTCTCGGGATCGTTTTGGGTTCTATTTGTCTGACCCCCAGCGATGAGGGAGTTATCCCCTTATCCAATGGATAGAGGATTACTTCGAAACTGCGCTCCCTCTTCGGCTCACATTGACAGTGCGCTCCCTTTTtggctctgatgagaagtgacgagctggcaagagagtgcactgtcggTGCAAATTGTCCGGAGAGAACTTGGTGTGCATGAAAAGTAGAAACCAGTCTGCTCCAGAAGCAGTCATCACTTTCCCTGCTCAGTTAGATAGGGAGTAGAGAGGGAACGGTAGGAACTCTTTAATGAAAATATATTAGAAAAACGATTAGATTATTACATTGAATAGATTAGGATTGAATCAATGttagtttcggaccacccctttaactacAATAGAATGGATGTAAACACCGGTAATAAAGCATAAGGGTCGGACTTACCAGTGTGTCGCTCTTCAGCCACTTGGTCTTAAAGCTAGGTAATGGCGGAGTGTCTAAATTCTTAACCAACAAAGGCTCTTTACTTTCTGATGGTTCGGGATTTGTGCAGTTTAGGTCTTTCTTCTGCACCTTTAGTCCAGGTGTGCAGAAAGTCGGGGGACAAGGAGAATCCACGATGTCTGTACCTACGCAGTAAACATTAGGTTAATTGATTTTCATTTACCGTATATTTGCTGTCCAAATGTAGGGAAAATGAAGTGGCCTATGTGAGACCGCCGATTGGCTGCAGAGCTCCCGTGACAATGTCAAGTGAGCCCCGGCACCGACATTGCTGGAAAGAGGCCGGCATCGCAGGTGAGTATAGACTGTTTTCATGCGGGAATATAGTAATTAAGAAGGGGGTTGGCCACTATTGAACACCCCTTAAAAAGCTCTACTTGCCTCCTGCGATGTCAGCGCCGGGTCCCTCAGTGCTTGCGTAACAATCTTATGTCATGTGAGCGCTGTGGTGGCTAGTGGGCTGCAGAAATAACACCCCCCCAACACGTCGGCTTTAGTACGATAGAAGTATGAGCGCTGCACCACTCACGTGAGTGAAACATAATCCAGAAGGGGAGTACAAggttttctttctttttattttacttGGGGAGACTACAGAATCTAAGAAGgcattgtcctagtagtggacaacccctttaatatgaggGCAAACCAACTGGAAAAGTCTAAGATCATTTAGTAGTTGAtacaaaattactttttttaatgAAAAAGAATTGCTGCTTGTTACAGTGCACTGCGCCCCTCCTGCACACGCTGTCCTAAGGGTCCAGGACTAGACACAGGTCATTAAAGGCTCAGACATGCTTTTCATCATATGAGTCCAGACCACAGGGTGCCTGTTAGGTAGCCACTTACCACTCCTGTAAGTCAGATGGGCAGGGGTGGCCAGCAGATTTTTAATGTCCTTGGATGATGCTTTTGATTTCTCAGGACCACTGCAGGGGAATATAGCagtaagaaatatatttatggtccATTTATACAAGTCTAGGGGTCTTGTCAAATATTTGCTccttaataatattagaaaatacctcccattacaaatgtagtatagttcttctgattatctATGATGTTTACCCTATATACAGGGAATTGCAGTAGCTTCCATGATTACAACCACTAATTGtcactaagctactgcaatgccctgctcaTGTGGTAAGCGACATTGCTAATcatgagaactatactacatttctaattggacgtatttgctaatattattacacctacacattgggataggatcttggagataggaatactcCTTTAAAAGTCAGGAGGAGTCTGGATATTTGTGCACACGTCAGCTTATATACAAGCCTTCCTGGCACATACCTTTGTTTCTTCTTGTTTATCAGTGCCATTGTGTAGTCATCGTTCAGATTTGCGCTGTATTCACTTATCCCAAAGTGTTGGATTTGAGAGAAGTCTTCTTCATTACATAAGGCGTACTTTGGGGTCTTGGCCACGTTTATAGAGCGGATGTCTTGATATAAGGGTCTTGACTTCTCTTCTGGAGCCTTTTTATTAATCTGCGGATCCCACACTACGGGAAGCTGGTAATGAGACAGGCCAAAGTCAGAGAGCTGGGGGACGCGCATTAAATCCCATGCGCCCTGCTTCTCGATGAGTGGCGGAGGTGGAAGGTCTTGTGGATCAGAGCTCTGACAACTCTCATCGGCGCTCTCAGATGTGACTACTTCCTCAGCAGGGTCATCGTGTTCTGTAAATTCATGAATAAGGTGCAAAACGTAGATTAAAGGAACACTACGAGCGATGTGTAAGAATACTGATCACATAGATGGATAATGTCAGTGATCCGAAAGCTAATGTATAGGGTTTACAAGCAGAAGCCACCAGATTAGTCAAGGTTGCTTTGGAAGCCTGATGCGGTTAAAGGTTagaaaagactgaacatgtgcacagcaaattGTTTTCACACTGCTGTGCATATGTTAATTCTTTTTAAGATTTGGCACTTTTTCCGACAGCTTCCAGGTGGAATCAGCCTGAAAGACATTGTGTGCCCATGTCCTTACTGAGACTTGCAGGCGACGCTGTGTCACCACCGAGCCATAGTGTTACTGTACAATTACTTCCATATCATGTGCATATAATGTTACCTGCGGCTGCACGATCAGGCGGGTTATATCCGTACTTCTGAAACGTGTCTCTGATTTGTTGGAGGTCGGAGGCGTTTCTccgctgcagcactttacagatctTTAGGAAATTATTCAGCTCTTGTCCTCTCTTTTCGGTTTTATCAATAGCGGCCTGTATATCACTCTGTAAAAAAGAGGGACAACCGGTGTATTTTATCAGAGGTGGAACAAAATACAAACGCCGCCTCTGCTACGCCTCCGCAGAAAATGctggggaacaaaaaaaaaaaagcgcaatgagGTCTTATCTGATGATAAGGGGCAAGGAGGCGATTGTGTATCACACAACAATATCAGCTGCTGCAATCCCACAGATTAGAGCGCCACTCCACTCTTCTTTATTGCatagctggagtggcgctttaaatgt from Ranitomeya variabilis isolate aRanVar5 chromosome 3, aRanVar5.hap1, whole genome shotgun sequence includes:
- the SKA3 gene encoding spindle and kinetochore-associated protein 3, which encodes MPALLCTANCVNKVFTANVKGKKKFKLLAAADVRSVSSREQRGRSPCSSAMSVTGNFFSKLRCLALTLEKETAQLEQVFTQEDSDYEEESPMRVLHDLRSDITGVKSDIQAAIDKTEKRGQELNNFLKICKVLQRRNASDLQQIRDTFQKYGYNPPDRAAAEHDDPAEEVVTSESADESCQSSDPQDLPPPPLIEKQGAWDLMRVPQLSDFGLSHYQLPVVWDPQINKKAPEEKSRPLYQDIRSINVAKTPKYALCNEEDFSQIQHFGISEYSANLNDDYTMALINKKKQSGPEKSKASSKDIKNLLATPAHLTYRSGTDIVDSPCPPTFCTPGLKVQKKDLNCTNPEPSESKEPLLVKNLDTPPLPSFKTKWLKSDTLKTLDITEPIPRPELSYNLQEAVPPVSHSDNYYENPTKMSSPPRMGDFSIGIPPRPEMTSCLTEDLLKHNLKLASPPKVSKYEHLLWTPTRPEMTSCITEDISQILARYCKNETKPSWQKTSENKENRP